Within Pseudomonas alloputida, the genomic segment CCAGGTGGCGTGCTCGGAGTGGAATGAACTGCGTGACGAGGTTGGCCACAACCACGGCACCTACGACAACCCCCAGGACCTCACTGCCGAGACCTGGACACTGATGCGCTTTACCGAGCATGAGCGCGACGACGGCAACCTGGAGTGGCTGATCCGCAAGGACGGTTGCATGCACTGTGCCGACCCAGGTTGCCTGAAGGCATGCCCGAGCCCGGGCGCGATCATCAAGCACGCCAACGGTATCGTCGACTTCAACCAGGACCACTGCATCGGCTGCGGCTACTGCATCACCGGCTGCCCGTTCAACATCCCGCGTATCTCGCAGAAAGACCACAAGGCGTACAAGTGCACCCTGTGTTCCGATCGCGTGAGCGTGGGGCTGGAGCCGGCATGCGTGAAAACCTGCCCGACCGGGGCGATCGTGTTCGGCAGCAAGGACGAGATGAAAGTGCATGCGGCCGAGCGCATCGTCGATCTGAAGTCGCGGGGCTACGACAAGGCCGGGCTGTACGACCCGGACGGCGTCGGTGGTACCCACGTGATGTACGTGCTGCACCATGCCGACACGCCGAAGCTGTATGCCGGCCTGCCGGACCAGCCAGTGATCAGCCCGTTGGTAGGGTTGTGGAAGGGCTTCACCAAGCCGCTGGCGCTGTTGGCCATGGGCGCGGCGGTGCTGGCGGGGTTCTTCCACTATGTGCGGATCGGCCCACAGCGTGTCGAGGAGGATGAACACCCGACACCGCCGGACGAAAGCGTGCATCAAGTGGACCCGTCGGTCCATGTCTATGATCCGAAGCAGCCCGGTGGGCAAGGGGAGCAGCGGCCATGAACGACAACAAACCCATCCTGCGCTACAACGCCAACGAGCGTAGCAACCACTGGGCGGTGGCGATCCTGTTCATCCTGGCTGGGCTGTCGGGGCTTGCGCTGTTCCATCCGGCGCTATTCTGGCTCAGCAACCTGTTCGGCGGCGGGCCGTGGACGCGCATTCTGCATCCCTTCATCGGGGTGGCGATGTTCGTGTTTTTCCTCGGCCTGGTATTACGCTTCTGGCGGGCCAACTTCATCACCGCCAATGACCGCCTGTGGCTGCGCCGGGTGGACCGGGTAATGCGCAACGAGGAGGAGGGCGTACCGCCGATCGGCAAGTACAATGCCGGGCAGAAGCTGCTGTTCTGGACCCTGCTGGTGTGCATGCTGGTGCTGCTGGTCAGTGGCGTGGTGATCTGGCGCGCATACTTCAGCCATTGGTTTGGCATCGATGCCATTCGCTTGTCTGCGCTGCTGCATGCGCTGGCGGCCTTCGTGCTGATTCTCAGCATCATCGTGCACATCTACGCCGGCATCTGGATCAAGGGCTCGATCGGCGCCATGCTGCATGGCTGGGTCAGCCGCGCCTGGGCCCGCAAGCATCATGAGTTGTGGTACCGCGAAGTGACCGGCGACAAGACGCCGGGTGATCACGGACGAAAAGAAGGATGAGCGCTTGAGCATCATACTTGAACCCGGGCAGATCGAAGCGTCGGCAGTCACGCCGCCATTTCTGCACCTGCCCGCCGCCAACCTGTTTGAACTGCGTGCCGCGCGCCTGGAGCAACTGGCAGAGGGCAACGCGCTTGGCGACTACCTGAGGTTGATTGCGCGGTTATGCCGCATCCAGCAGCAGCTTGTGGATAACCCGCCCGGCGGCATGCCGGTGGCCGAGGCGCGTCAGCGCCTGTGCATGGATCATGGTTTGCCGCCGCTGGCGGCTGACAGCCTGGTGCGTGAAGGGCCATGGCTGGTCTGGTTGCAGGCACTGCTAGAGCACCTCAGCGGCGAAACCCGTGGCCCGATGGGTGAGGCCCTGCAGGTGCTACGAGGCAGTGATGACAATCAGCGCAAGGGCTGGGGCATTGCTTTGCTGGCAGGCCAGTACGATGGTGTGCCTGCAGCACTGGTGCCGTTTCTCGGGGCCGCGTTGCAGGCGGCCTGGTCCAGCTGGTTGCTGGCGCTGCCCGCACACCAGCTCAAGCCTGCCGGTAGCCTGGCCCAATGTCCGGCTTGTGGTTCGCCGGCGATGGCCGGGGTGGTGCGCAACCGTGGAAAGCACAACGGCTTGCGTTACCTGGCCTGTTCGTTGTGTGCCTGTGAGTGGCATGTGGTGCGGGTCAAGTGTGTGTACTGCGAGTCGAGCAAGGATTTGCGTTACACCAGCCTTGAGGATGATCGCCATGCGCCAGGCAAAGCGCCGCTGCGCGCGGAATGCTGCCCCGGGTGCGACAGCTACCTGAAGCAGAACTACCTGGAGAACGATGCGGCGGCCGAGCCGCTGGCCGATGACCTGGCCAGCCTGGCCCTGGATATACGTCTGGACGGGGAGGGCTTCCATCGCCTGGCGCCCAACCTGATGCTCGCGCCCGGTGGCGGGTGAGTGTCTACACTGAAAGATCGACTTGCCTTCTTCGCGGTCAAACCCCTGCCTACAGGTAATTGCGCCAACCCGCTGTACTTGTAGGAGCGGGTTCACCCGCGAATGGGCCAGCACAGACAACGGATCAGTCCAAGGTAGTACCGCATGTCCAACAGCCTTGCCAGCGACACCCCACGCCTGCCGTCCATCGATACCCTCCTTCGCCACCCGGCTTGCCTCCCTCTGATCGATCGCCACGGCCGTGACGCCGTGCTGAATACCCTGCGCCAGCTGCTCGACGACCTGCGCGAGCCCGCCCGTAATGGCGAACTCGGCAGCGCCGAACTGGCTCCGGAAATCCTCCTTGGCCGCAGCGGCGAACGCCTCGCCCTCCAGCAACGCAGCCAGGTTCGCCGCGTGTTCAATCTCACTGGCACCGTGCTGCACACCAACCTGGGCCGCGCCTTGCTGCCGGATGAAGCCATCGAGGCCATGCAGACCGCCGCTCGTTACCCGCTCAACCTGGAGTTCGACCTGGCCACCGGCAAACGTGGCGACCGTGATGACCTGATCGAAGGCCTGATCCGCGAGCTGACCGGTGCCGAAGCCGTCACCGTGGTCAACAACAATGCCGCCGCCGTGCTGCTAGCGCTCAACAGCCTGGGCGCGCGCAAGGAAGGCATCATCTCTCGCGGCGAGCTGATCGAGATCGGTGGTGCGTTCCGTATTCCCGACATCATGGCCCGTGCCGGCGTCAAGCTGCACGAG encodes:
- the fdxH gene encoding formate dehydrogenase subunit beta, with the translated sequence MASQDIIARSATTTVPPSVRQQEEVAKLIDTTKCIGCKACQVACSEWNELRDEVGHNHGTYDNPQDLTAETWTLMRFTEHERDDGNLEWLIRKDGCMHCADPGCLKACPSPGAIIKHANGIVDFNQDHCIGCGYCITGCPFNIPRISQKDHKAYKCTLCSDRVSVGLEPACVKTCPTGAIVFGSKDEMKVHAAERIVDLKSRGYDKAGLYDPDGVGGTHVMYVLHHADTPKLYAGLPDQPVISPLVGLWKGFTKPLALLAMGAAVLAGFFHYVRIGPQRVEEDEHPTPPDESVHQVDPSVHVYDPKQPGGQGEQRP
- a CDS encoding formate dehydrogenase subunit gamma; its protein translation is MNDNKPILRYNANERSNHWAVAILFILAGLSGLALFHPALFWLSNLFGGGPWTRILHPFIGVAMFVFFLGLVLRFWRANFITANDRLWLRRVDRVMRNEEEGVPPIGKYNAGQKLLFWTLLVCMLVLLVSGVVIWRAYFSHWFGIDAIRLSALLHALAAFVLILSIIVHIYAGIWIKGSIGAMLHGWVSRAWARKHHELWYREVTGDKTPGDHGRKEG
- the fdhE gene encoding formate dehydrogenase accessory protein FdhE; translated protein: MSIILEPGQIEASAVTPPFLHLPAANLFELRAARLEQLAEGNALGDYLRLIARLCRIQQQLVDNPPGGMPVAEARQRLCMDHGLPPLAADSLVREGPWLVWLQALLEHLSGETRGPMGEALQVLRGSDDNQRKGWGIALLAGQYDGVPAALVPFLGAALQAAWSSWLLALPAHQLKPAGSLAQCPACGSPAMAGVVRNRGKHNGLRYLACSLCACEWHVVRVKCVYCESSKDLRYTSLEDDRHAPGKAPLRAECCPGCDSYLKQNYLENDAAAEPLADDLASLALDIRLDGEGFHRLAPNLMLAPGGG